One region of Wyeomyia smithii strain HCP4-BCI-WySm-NY-G18 chromosome 3, ASM2978416v1, whole genome shotgun sequence genomic DNA includes:
- the LOC129731542 gene encoding lipopolysaccharide-induced tumor necrosis factor-alpha factor homolog isoform X1 has translation MASDKTHPPTYDQIHPPQSNPNIPTIYSNVEQFNPTPATTTVIVTNTAVGPDPTTVTCPSCRATVVTRLEYETTTKTHVCAALLCLFICWPCVCIPYCSTSCRDANHYCPNCGSFIGTYRK, from the exons ATGG CTTCCGACAAAACTCATCCCCCTACGTACGATCAGATCCACCCACCGCAATCGAACCCCAACATACCTACCATTTATAGTAACGTAGAACAATTCAACCCCACCCCAGCCA CAACCACGGTTATTGTAACGAATACTGCAGTTGGTCCTGATCCGACCACGGTGACGTGTCCATCGTGTCGAGCGACTGTTGTTACCCGGTTGGAGTACGAGACTACAACCAAAACCCACGTGTGCGCCGCCCTGTTGTGTCTTTTCATCTGTTGGCCCTGCGTTTGCATACCGTACTGCTCGACTTCGTGCCGAGACGCAAACCACTACTGCCCGAACTGCGGTTCGTTCATTGGCACCTATCGAAAGTAG
- the LOC129731542 gene encoding lipopolysaccharide-induced tumor necrosis factor-alpha factor homolog isoform X2 gives MATTVIVTNTAVGPDPTTVTCPSCRATVVTRLEYETTTKTHVCAALLCLFICWPCVCIPYCSTSCRDANHYCPNCGSFIGTYRK, from the exons ATGG CAACCACGGTTATTGTAACGAATACTGCAGTTGGTCCTGATCCGACCACGGTGACGTGTCCATCGTGTCGAGCGACTGTTGTTACCCGGTTGGAGTACGAGACTACAACCAAAACCCACGTGTGCGCCGCCCTGTTGTGTCTTTTCATCTGTTGGCCCTGCGTTTGCATACCGTACTGCTCGACTTCGTGCCGAGACGCAAACCACTACTGCCCGAACTGCGGTTCGTTCATTGGCACCTATCGAAAGTAG